A region of Methyloversatilis discipulorum DNA encodes the following proteins:
- a CDS encoding sensor histidine kinase, producing the protein MASHFVGEAHSLKRLQLRYAAFYLGLLLFSGAMGWGGLQLWQDAAGERDRLAGMSAEVLEMRGSLYRQIKEVFDHAFLGDVGAAVEFAHYADDIDRHFDLVYRQVRQPEERTVVDALRLAYEGVRGYGEVLLRASPDAARAESSWLDLQLERGAFHDFEQRLGEFESQLQQQRRAVDRRLGVLQAVVPWLLALPLLLATVIFIVFRRYLRSAVAEPLAAIMEATRNISRGQLQHRVPERGAAELVRLSHAINSMAADLAASREALLCAEKQATLGALVPVVAHNIRNPLASIRATAQVIDDAALPADVREGLAGIIAAADRLDGWTYSLLSYLHPLQPQRVPLQVTALFDTVAQLARDRMEAREIRLRRIGWGEGGMVELDAQLMEQALLGLLINAIEASSPGGEIVLRHASVGGQVSLSVRDHGSGMNGSPALRGLRPVATTKLQGSGLGIPFAAKVCDVHGGRLEFIHHDPGTEAVMVLPSKEAHVVEPWND; encoded by the coding sequence TTGGCCAGCCATTTCGTCGGTGAAGCGCATTCCCTGAAAAGACTGCAGCTGCGTTACGCCGCGTTCTATCTCGGCCTGCTGCTGTTTTCCGGCGCAATGGGCTGGGGCGGACTGCAGCTGTGGCAGGACGCCGCCGGCGAACGCGACCGGCTGGCCGGAATGAGCGCGGAGGTACTGGAGATGCGCGGCAGCCTCTACCGTCAGATCAAGGAGGTGTTCGACCACGCCTTTCTCGGCGATGTCGGCGCGGCGGTTGAGTTCGCGCATTACGCCGACGACATCGATCGCCACTTCGATCTCGTCTATCGGCAGGTGCGACAGCCTGAAGAACGGACAGTCGTCGACGCGCTGCGTCTGGCTTACGAGGGCGTGCGCGGTTACGGCGAAGTGCTGCTGCGCGCGTCGCCCGACGCGGCGCGTGCCGAGAGCAGCTGGCTCGACCTGCAGCTGGAGCGTGGCGCCTTCCACGATTTCGAACAGCGGCTTGGCGAGTTCGAAAGCCAGCTGCAGCAACAGCGTCGCGCGGTCGATCGCCGGCTCGGCGTGCTGCAGGCGGTGGTGCCCTGGCTGCTCGCCTTGCCGCTGCTGCTGGCCACCGTCATCTTCATCGTGTTCCGGCGCTATCTGCGCAGCGCCGTGGCCGAGCCGCTTGCCGCCATCATGGAGGCCACCCGCAACATCAGTCGCGGGCAGCTGCAGCACCGGGTGCCGGAGCGCGGTGCGGCCGAACTGGTCAGGCTGTCGCACGCGATCAATTCGATGGCGGCCGATCTGGCGGCCAGCCGCGAAGCGCTGCTGTGTGCCGAGAAGCAGGCCACGCTTGGCGCGCTGGTGCCGGTGGTGGCGCACAACATCCGCAATCCGCTGGCCAGCATACGGGCCACCGCGCAGGTGATCGACGACGCGGCGCTGCCGGCCGACGTAAGGGAAGGGCTGGCAGGCATCATTGCCGCCGCCGACCGCCTGGATGGGTGGACCTATTCACTGCTGTCCTACCTGCATCCGTTGCAGCCGCAGCGCGTGCCGCTGCAGGTGACGGCGCTGTTCGACACCGTCGCCCAGCTGGCGCGCGACCGCATGGAGGCACGGGAAATCCGGCTGCGGCGCATCGGCTGGGGCGAGGGCGGCATGGTCGAGCTGGATGCCCAGCTGATGGAACAGGCGCTGCTCGGCCTGCTGATCAATGCCATCGAGGCGTCGTCGCCGGGTGGCGAAATCGTGCTGCGGCACGCCAGCGTTGGCGGCCAGGTGTCGCTGTCGGTACGCGACCACGGCAGCGGCATGAACGGCAGTCCGGCGTTGCGCGGGCTGCGGCCGGTTGCCACCACCAAGCTGCAGGGCAGCGGCCTGGGCATTCCGTTCGCCGCCAAGGTGTGCGACGTGCATGGCGGCCGGCTCGAATTCATCCATCACGACCCCGGCACCGAAGCGGTCATGGTGCTGCCATCGAAGGAAGCGCATGTTGTCGAACCCTGGAACGATTGA
- a CDS encoding sigma-54-dependent transcriptional regulator codes for MLSNPGTIDVDETLPPAPPSAARLLLVEDEALFARAVTRRLGSAGYACQHATTLLQAREALGGFAPDVVLLDLRLPDGHGLDLLAELNADNRAAPVVVLTAYGEVEDAVRAMKLGAADYLKKPVDLEELQLVVERVLRTAGLRQKVDYSRSRESHHSQVSENALLLGDSPAMRAAREQVVALAGLTGSSFAPPPTVLIVGETGTGKDVAARLLHRAGPLQDRPFVQIDCASLPRELIEAELFGHEKGAYTGAQGARAGLLEAAEGGTAFLDEIGELPLDMQAKLLNVIERRVVRRVGSVRERPIAARFVAGTNRDLPAMIAAGQFRADLYYRLNVVTLTMPPLRERGNDVTLLARHFAAQTARRYALDQPGFDPVALAALQRYHWPGNVRELKHLIERAVLLCQGRDIGAADLGLPSVGAAGAEAAAVPFASMTLDEAERWLIERTLDRVRGNVSEAARRLGVSRMTLRYRIEKHGLRGAVED; via the coding sequence ATGTTGTCGAACCCTGGAACGATTGACGTCGACGAAACCTTGCCGCCGGCGCCGCCCAGCGCGGCGCGCCTGCTGCTGGTCGAGGACGAGGCGCTGTTTGCGCGCGCGGTGACGCGCCGGCTCGGCAGCGCCGGCTACGCCTGCCAGCACGCGACGACGCTGCTGCAGGCGCGCGAGGCGCTGGGCGGCTTTGCGCCCGACGTGGTACTGCTCGACCTGCGTCTGCCGGACGGCCACGGCCTCGACCTGCTGGCCGAACTGAATGCCGACAATCGTGCTGCGCCGGTGGTCGTGCTGACCGCCTACGGCGAAGTCGAGGACGCGGTCAGGGCGATGAAGCTGGGGGCGGCCGACTATCTGAAGAAGCCGGTCGATCTGGAAGAGCTGCAACTGGTGGTCGAGCGCGTGCTGCGCACCGCCGGCCTGCGGCAGAAGGTGGATTACTCGCGCAGCCGCGAAAGCCATCACAGCCAGGTCAGCGAGAACGCGCTGCTGCTCGGCGACAGCCCGGCCATGCGGGCGGCGCGCGAACAGGTGGTGGCGCTGGCCGGCCTGACCGGCAGCAGCTTCGCACCGCCGCCCACCGTGCTCATCGTCGGCGAAACCGGTACCGGCAAGGACGTCGCGGCGCGCCTGCTGCATCGCGCCGGGCCGCTGCAGGACCGTCCCTTCGTGCAGATCGACTGCGCCTCGCTGCCGCGCGAACTGATCGAAGCCGAATTGTTCGGCCACGAGAAGGGCGCCTACACCGGTGCCCAGGGCGCGCGCGCCGGTCTGCTCGAAGCGGCCGAGGGCGGCACCGCCTTCCTCGACGAGATCGGCGAACTGCCGCTGGACATGCAGGCCAAGCTGCTCAACGTGATCGAGCGACGCGTCGTGCGGCGCGTTGGTTCGGTGCGCGAGCGGCCGATTGCCGCGCGCTTCGTCGCCGGCACCAACCGCGACCTGCCGGCGATGATCGCCGCCGGGCAGTTCCGCGCCGACCTCTACTACCGGCTCAACGTGGTTACGCTGACCATGCCGCCGCTGCGCGAGCGCGGCAACGACGTGACGCTGCTGGCCCGTCACTTCGCCGCACAGACGGCGCGCCGCTACGCGCTCGACCAGCCTGGCTTCGACCCGGTCGCGCTGGCGGCGCTGCAGCGCTACCACTGGCCGGGCAATGTGCGCGAACTGAAGCACCTGATCGAGCGTGCTGTGCTGCTGTGCCAGGGACGGGATATCGGCGCGGCCGACCTCGGCCTGCCGTCGGTCGGCGCCGCCGGCGCCGAGGCCGCCGCGGTGCCCTTCGCGTCGATGACGCTGGACGAGGCAGAGCGCTGGCTGATCGAACGCACGCTCGACCGCGTGCGCGGCAATGTGTCGGAGGCCGCGCGTCGGCTCGGCGTGAGCCGGATGACCTTGCGCTATCGCATCGAAAAACACGGCTTGCGCGGCGCGGTCGAGGACTGA